Part of the Candidatus Dormiibacterota bacterium genome is shown below.
GGGCCTCGGCGAGCACGGCGAGGGGATCGCCGAGGTAGGCGAGCGAGGTGCCCAGGGTGACGAGGTCGAAGAGCCCGTCACGGAAGCGCAGCCGGTCACTCACCCGCTCGTGCTCGAAGACGGTGTTGCGCATGCCCTCGGCCCGCGACCGGTCACGCGCGCGGCGCAGCATCCCCGGGGCGACGTCGAGCCCGACCACGGTGCCCCGCGGGCCCACCAGCGGGGCCACCGCGTTGGCCACCAGCCCGGTGCCGCAACCGACGTCGAGGCAGTCCTCTCCCGGAGCCGGCGCCGACAGCGTCACCAGTCGGGACGCCACCCGGGTGTGCAGTCCGCGGGCCCAGTCGTCGTACAGGGGAGCAAACGCGTCGAAGAAGTCAGCGATGGGCTCCGCGGGATCGGTGCTGCGGGGGTCGGAGGTGCGCATCATCGGATTAAGGTTCTGGACAGGATGCGTCAATAGAACAAATCGGAGACTCTGTCCCGCTAAGATCACGAGCGCGCGCGGCGCTCTCTGCTGACAGGGTGATGCTGGCGCGACGGCATCCCCTACTGACAATCGCTCAACGCGAGGACGGCGGACATGGATACGCAGACGGCGACGCCCCAGACCCCACCGGCGACCGCTGCCGACCGGCCACGGACCGGCGAGGGCGCGGCGGTGGCGGCCGGCACCATCAGCCTCGGTGCGCAGGACCAGCTGATCGGACGCCTGGTGTACGACGGGAACCTGCAGGTGCAGGGGGTGCTCGAGGGCGAGGCGATGGTCACCGGTGCGCTGCAGGTCGACGGCGGCGGAACCGTGAAGGCGAAGCTGTCGGCGCAGCAGCTGACCGTGCGCGGCATCGTGGACGGGGACGCGGTGGTGCGCGACCGGCTGCTGATCGCCGGGTCGGGGATCATCACCGGCGACGTCAAGGTCGGCCGCCTGGTGATTGAGGACGGAGCTGTCCTCAACGGCAATGTCACGATGGAGCGGCTGGTGACCGGGGGCTCACCGGCCAATCCCCGCCCCGGGACCGCCACCGCAAAGCGGTGAGCGGCGGCCCGACGGCCGCCTGACCGTCCGGTCGTTTCGACCCACCGGGCTTGCACCGGCCGGGAAAAAGGGGGACTGCGGTCTCAGTCCGGAGGGGCTATGGTGGCCACGCCAGGGAGAGGCGACCCTGGATCCGTCCACCAGCGGGGTAGCCCGGTATGTCGATCAACAACATGGTCGAGGCCCACAATCGCGTCAAGGCATTCGAGTGGGACCCGAGCTATGAGACCAAGCGCGATCGGTATCCCACCAAGTTCAAGATCCCGCCGAAGACCAAGGACCCCTTCCGCACCCTGATCCGCGACTACGTCTCGATGGAGCAGGAGAAGGACGACCGCCAGTACGGCGGCCTCGAGGACGCCCTCGCCCGGGCCAACGCCCCCGCCCACGCCGAGCGGCGCTGGCTCGAGATCATGAAGCCGCTGCTCTCGATGGTGAACTTCGCCGAGTACGCGGCGATGAAGTGCGTCGCCCAGCTCATCGACACCGTCTCCAACGCGGAGCTGCGCCAGGGCTACATGGCGCAGATGCTCGACGAGGTCCGTCACGTCAACCAGCAGATGTACCTGAACCGGTACTTCACCAAGCACGCCACCGACCCCGACGGGTTCGCCGGCGGCAAGCGGCTGGCCGGTACCAACCTCTTCGGCCGGGCCTCGCGCAGCTGCTTCGAGACCTTCTTCATGGGCGACCCGATCGAGGGCGCGCTCAACCTCCAGGTGGTCGCCGAGACCGCCTACACCAACCCGGTCTTCGTGGCCATGACCGAGGTCGCCGCGACCAACGGCGACCAGGCCACCCCGAGCGTCTTCCTCAGCATCCAGTCGGACGAGTCGCGGCACATGGCCAACGGCTACAGCACCCTGGCCGCGGTCGTCTCCGAGCCCGACAACCTCCCCGCCCTGCAGGCCGACTTCGACCGCGCCTTCTGGCGGCAGCACGCCTTCATCGACCCCTTCATGGTCGCCGTCTACGACTACTTCCAGACCACCCGCACCAGCTCCTACAAGGAGAAGTGGATGGACTGGATCGCCGACGACTGGGTGGGCTCCTACATCTCCCGGCTCGAGCCCTTCGGGCTCCAGGTGCCGAAGGGGCTGGACGAGGCGAAGGAGCGGATGCACTGGATCGGCCACACCGCGGCGATGGTCGGCTTCGCCGGCTGGCCGCTGGTCTACTGGCGCACCCCCCCGCTCTCCGAGAGCGACTTCGAGTGGTTCGAGAACAAGTACCCGGGCTGGTACGACAACTACGGCTGGTTCTGGGAGGGCTTCCGCGAGCTCACCGAGCCCGGCTCCGGCAACCCCTTCGAGATGTTCCAGTCGATGCCGCCGCTCTGCCGGGTCTGCCAGATGCCGTGCATCTTCCCCCGCCCCGACATCAGCAGCGCCCGGATCCGTGAGCACCTCGGCAAGCGCCACGCGTTCTGCTCCGGCCCCTGCGAGTTCATCTTCTGGGAGGACCCGGCCCGCTACACCGGCTACAAGACCTTCTGGGAGCTGTTCG
Proteins encoded:
- a CDS encoding polymer-forming cytoskeletal protein, producing the protein MDTQTATPQTPPATAADRPRTGEGAAVAAGTISLGAQDQLIGRLVYDGNLQVQGVLEGEAMVTGALQVDGGGTVKAKLSAQQLTVRGIVDGDAVVRDRLLIAGSGIITGDVKVGRLVIEDGAVLNGNVTMERLVTGGSPANPRPGTATAKR
- a CDS encoding aromatic/alkene/methane monooxygenase hydroxylase/oxygenase subunit alpha encodes the protein MSINNMVEAHNRVKAFEWDPSYETKRDRYPTKFKIPPKTKDPFRTLIRDYVSMEQEKDDRQYGGLEDALARANAPAHAERRWLEIMKPLLSMVNFAEYAAMKCVAQLIDTVSNAELRQGYMAQMLDEVRHVNQQMYLNRYFTKHATDPDGFAGGKRLAGTNLFGRASRSCFETFFMGDPIEGALNLQVVAETAYTNPVFVAMTEVAATNGDQATPSVFLSIQSDESRHMANGYSTLAAVVSEPDNLPALQADFDRAFWRQHAFIDPFMVAVYDYFQTTRTSSYKEKWMDWIADDWVGSYISRLEPFGLQVPKGLDEAKERMHWIGHTAAMVGFAGWPLVYWRTPPLSESDFEWFENKYPGWYDNYGWFWEGFRELTEPGSGNPFEMFQSMPPLCRVCQMPCIFPRPDISSARIREHLGKRHAFCSGPCEFIFWEDPARYTGYKTFWELFDGWDLSEYIVKNGLLRADGKTLIGQPHLSDDPKMMWTIDDIKALNVEIRDPLAEAESIWITS